A region from the Terriglobia bacterium genome encodes:
- the phoU gene encoding phosphate signaling complex protein PhoU produces MPRIHFQIQLAELKDKLLAMAAMAQQAVESAVDAYLLRDKDLCKFVKQNETAIDSAQRELDEMAYELLAKEQPMAIDLRFILAVIKINGDLERIGDQSMGISRRTRDIMKTEPAELPVDFSAMGEVAGRMIRTAILSLLEGDARLADAVREMDDEIDRMNRAAQADLLKMIQDQPRYTQQAMNGLMVSRSLERIADHAANIATDVIFWIRGADVRHQLSLSMD; encoded by the coding sequence GTGCCGCGGATTCATTTTCAAATTCAGCTTGCTGAACTCAAGGACAAGCTCCTTGCCATGGCTGCTATGGCGCAGCAGGCGGTCGAGTCCGCAGTGGACGCCTACCTTCTGCGGGACAAGGACTTGTGCAAATTCGTCAAGCAGAACGAGACGGCGATCGACTCTGCGCAGCGAGAGCTGGACGAGATGGCGTACGAGCTGCTCGCCAAGGAACAGCCGATGGCGATCGACCTGCGCTTCATCCTAGCGGTGATCAAGATCAATGGCGATCTTGAACGCATTGGCGACCAATCCATGGGCATTTCGCGGCGCACGCGCGACATTATGAAGACTGAGCCGGCGGAGCTGCCGGTGGACTTCAGCGCCATGGGCGAGGTGGCTGGGCGGATGATTCGTACGGCTATCCTGTCGCTCCTGGAAGGCGACGCCCGGCTGGCCGATGCGGTGCGCGAGATGGACGACGAGATCGATCGCATGAACCGCGCTGCCCAGGCGGACCTGCTGAAGATGATCCAGGACCAGCCGAGGTATACGCAGCAGGCGATGAACGGTCTGATGGTTTCACGGAGCCTGGAGCGGATCGCCGATCATGCAGCGAATATCGCGACAGACGTGATCTTCTGGATCCGCGGCGCCGATGTGCGGCACCAGCTTAGCCTGTCGATGGATTGA